A region from the Cryptosporangium arvum DSM 44712 genome encodes:
- the glgX gene encoding glycogen debranching protein GlgX gives MSTIWPGSPYPLGATYDGGGTNFALFSEVAERVELCLFDEDGTETRVDLPEREALVWHGYLPRIVPGQRYGYRVHGPYDPGAGLRCNPNKLLLDPYAKAIDGEYTWGQELFSYDFGDPGSFNDADSAANAMRSVVINPFFDWANDRPLRIPYHESVIYETHVKGITERHPDIPEDVRGTYSGLAHPVMIDYFKKLGVTAVELMPVHQFVHDSGLLEKGLRNYWGYNTIGFFAPHNGYASFQGHGSQVQEFKSMVKALHRAGMEVILDVVYNHTAEGNHLGPTLSFRGIDNAAYYRLVDEDKQYYYDTTGTGNSLNVRHHESLRLIMDSLRYWVTEMHVDGFRFDLAASLAREFHSVDRLAAFFDLVNQDPIVSQVKLIAEPWDVGDGGYQVGGFPPLWTEWNGKYRDAVRDFWRGEPGTLGEFASRFAGSSDLYEIDGRRPIASINFVVAHDGFTLTDLVSYNEKHNDANGEDNNDGESHNRSWNTGVEGPTESPDVLALREQQKRNFLATLLLSQGVPMIAHGDELGRTQQGNNNVYCQDNELSWVDWESARDHEVLTRFASALIRLRADHPLFRRRRFFRGEPVGDSGVEDIAWLRPDGRPMEPSDWTAEGAQAIVVFLNGQGIPESDALGEAIVDDSFLLVFNPSGDAVECTLPEAEYGRAWEVVVDTADPLLLAPSETAGNLKAGGGVTIEPHSVAVLRCKY, from the coding sequence ATGTCGACGATCTGGCCCGGTTCGCCGTACCCACTGGGTGCCACCTATGACGGTGGAGGCACGAATTTCGCATTGTTCTCGGAGGTGGCCGAACGAGTCGAGCTGTGCCTGTTCGACGAGGACGGCACCGAGACCCGGGTCGACCTGCCCGAGCGGGAGGCCCTGGTCTGGCACGGCTACCTGCCCCGGATCGTGCCCGGGCAGCGGTACGGCTACCGGGTGCACGGCCCGTACGACCCGGGCGCCGGGCTGCGCTGCAACCCGAACAAGCTCCTGCTCGACCCGTACGCCAAGGCGATCGACGGCGAGTACACCTGGGGCCAGGAGCTCTTCTCCTACGACTTCGGCGATCCGGGATCGTTCAACGACGCCGATTCGGCCGCCAACGCGATGCGCTCGGTCGTCATCAACCCGTTCTTCGACTGGGCGAACGACCGGCCGCTGCGAATTCCGTACCACGAGTCGGTCATTTACGAGACGCACGTCAAAGGCATCACCGAGCGCCACCCCGACATTCCGGAGGACGTGCGCGGCACCTATTCCGGCCTCGCGCACCCGGTGATGATCGACTACTTCAAGAAGCTGGGCGTGACGGCGGTCGAACTGATGCCCGTCCACCAGTTCGTGCACGATTCCGGCCTGCTCGAGAAGGGCCTGCGCAACTACTGGGGCTACAACACGATCGGCTTCTTCGCGCCGCACAACGGCTACGCGTCGTTCCAGGGGCACGGTTCCCAGGTGCAGGAATTCAAGTCGATGGTGAAGGCACTGCACCGGGCCGGCATGGAGGTCATTCTCGACGTCGTCTACAACCACACCGCCGAAGGCAACCACCTCGGGCCGACGCTGAGCTTCCGCGGCATCGACAACGCGGCGTACTACCGGCTGGTCGATGAGGACAAGCAGTACTACTACGACACGACCGGCACCGGGAACAGCCTCAACGTGCGGCACCACGAGTCGCTGCGCCTGATCATGGATTCGCTGCGCTACTGGGTCACCGAGATGCACGTCGACGGGTTCCGGTTCGACCTGGCCGCGTCGCTGGCCCGCGAGTTCCACTCGGTGGACCGCCTCGCGGCGTTCTTCGACCTGGTCAACCAGGACCCGATCGTCAGCCAGGTGAAGCTCATCGCCGAGCCCTGGGACGTCGGGGACGGCGGGTACCAGGTCGGTGGTTTCCCGCCGCTCTGGACCGAGTGGAACGGCAAGTACCGCGATGCGGTGCGCGACTTCTGGCGCGGCGAGCCGGGCACGCTGGGCGAGTTCGCGTCCCGGTTCGCCGGCTCGTCCGACCTGTACGAGATCGACGGGCGGCGTCCGATCGCGTCGATCAACTTCGTCGTGGCGCACGACGGGTTCACGCTGACCGACCTGGTCTCGTACAACGAGAAGCACAACGACGCCAACGGCGAGGACAACAACGACGGCGAGAGCCACAACCGGTCCTGGAACACCGGCGTGGAGGGCCCGACCGAATCCCCGGACGTCCTGGCCCTCCGTGAGCAGCAGAAACGCAACTTCCTGGCGACGCTGCTGCTGTCCCAGGGCGTGCCGATGATCGCCCACGGCGACGAGTTGGGGCGCACCCAGCAGGGCAACAACAACGTCTACTGCCAGGACAACGAGCTGTCCTGGGTCGACTGGGAATCGGCCCGCGACCACGAGGTGCTCACCCGGTTCGCGTCGGCGTTGATCCGGCTGCGCGCCGATCACCCGCTGTTCCGGCGGCGCCGGTTCTTCCGGGGCGAGCCGGTCGGCGACAGCGGGGTCGAGGACATCGCGTGGCTGCGGCCCGACGGCCGGCCGATGGAGCCGTCGGACTGGACCGCCGAGGGCGCGCAGGCGATCGTCGTGTTCCTCAACGGGCAGGGCATCCCCGAGTCCGACGCGCTCGGCGAGGCGATCGTCGACGACTCGTTCCTGCTGGTGTTCAACCCGTCGGGCGACGCGGTGGAGTGCACGCTCCCGGAAGCGGAGTACGGGCGGGCCTGGGAGGTCGTGGTCGACACCGCGGACCCGCTGCTGCTCGCGCCGTCGGAGACCGCGGGCAACCTCAAAGCGGGCGGCGGGGTGACGATCGAGCCCCACAGCGTGGCGGTCCTGCGCTGCAAGTACTGA
- a CDS encoding cytochrome P450: MELTSGDFWGDDPHSALTWLRAHDPVHWDEAGGVWGLTRYADVKEASLHPELFSNAGGIRPETPATPMMIDQDDPAHLLRRRLISKGFTPRRIADLRPRIAEVSHALIDRVAGRGGCDFVRDIAAWLPLIVIGDLLGARPEHYDDLLRWSDDMMAVQGQRADPVRTARMAIALAEYREYFTAVLADRRANETDDLIGVLVRAEVDGARLDDETLYFDSLLLLIGGDETTRHVLSGGLYQLLADRTRWERLRADRSLLPGAIEESLRWVSPIRNMARTVTRDLTLHGRALKSGQKVLLLYPSANRDEEVFPDPFQFDVRRSPNPHLAFGIGTHFCLGSSLARLELEVLFTALLDRLPELRLAAPDEPALRPAIFVSGYERLPLRFD; this comes from the coding sequence ATGGAACTGACGAGCGGCGACTTCTGGGGCGACGACCCGCACTCCGCGCTCACCTGGCTCCGCGCCCACGACCCGGTCCACTGGGACGAGGCCGGCGGCGTCTGGGGGCTCACCCGCTACGCCGACGTCAAAGAGGCGTCCCTGCATCCGGAGCTGTTCTCCAACGCCGGCGGCATCCGCCCGGAGACCCCGGCCACCCCGATGATGATCGACCAGGACGACCCCGCCCACCTGCTGCGACGGCGGCTGATCAGCAAGGGCTTCACCCCGCGACGCATCGCCGACCTGCGCCCGCGCATCGCGGAGGTGAGCCACGCGCTGATCGACCGGGTCGCCGGCCGGGGCGGGTGCGACTTCGTCCGGGACATCGCGGCCTGGCTTCCGCTCATCGTGATCGGCGACCTGCTCGGCGCCCGCCCCGAGCATTACGACGACCTGCTGCGCTGGTCCGACGACATGATGGCGGTGCAGGGCCAGCGCGCCGACCCGGTACGCACCGCCCGGATGGCCATCGCGCTGGCCGAGTACCGCGAGTACTTCACCGCGGTGCTGGCCGACCGGCGCGCGAACGAGACCGACGACCTGATCGGCGTCCTGGTACGCGCCGAGGTCGACGGCGCCCGGCTCGACGACGAGACGCTGTACTTCGACTCGCTGCTGCTGCTCATCGGCGGTGACGAGACGACCCGGCACGTGCTGAGCGGCGGCCTCTACCAGCTGCTGGCCGACCGCACGCGCTGGGAGCGGCTGCGTGCCGACCGGAGCCTCCTGCCGGGGGCGATCGAGGAGTCGCTGCGGTGGGTCAGCCCGATCCGCAACATGGCCCGGACCGTCACCCGTGATCTGACCCTGCACGGCCGCGCACTGAAATCCGGGCAGAAGGTTCTCCTTCTCTATCCTTCGGCGAACCGTGACGAAGAGGTTTTCCCCGACCCATTTCAATTCGACGTCCGGCGCAGCCCGAACCCCCACCTGGCCTTCGGAATCGGAACGCACTTCTGTCTGGGTAGTTCGCTGGCCCGGCTGGAACTCGAGGTGCTGTTCACCGCGCTCCTCGACCGGCTCCCCGAATTGCGCCTCGCCGCGCCGGACGAGCCCGCCCTCCGCCCCGCGATCTTCGTCAGCGGATACGAGCGATTACCACTCCGGTTTGACTGA
- a CDS encoding oxygenase MpaB family protein — protein MPNVLATRFQQSFDADTRSRFFRGMDFRSPEGDPGWFGPDSAVWYVHSHTPAVILGLVAASYIEGLDPSISWMGYDHSRLVERKDGVPTGAIDEEGGKVRLGHSVAFFIGTAYGSTKTAENLARTVRAMHHTVKGVRPDGLAYDADSPEWLRWNYATVVWGLATAHERYHRAPLADIDRYYREFVRVGEALGGTDLPTTKQETLDCLESYLPKLAVTPIKAFATGPNLRGNGRRAWEPGSEFLDWAVRDMLPGWAQKLAMYQRPNPVALRLRRAALRAVVNGAESPLREFHEARARVAAGVTASVTSTRPESPDPTRTRAEVEAAL, from the coding sequence ATGCCGAACGTCCTCGCCACCCGTTTCCAGCAGTCGTTCGACGCCGACACCCGGTCGAGGTTCTTCCGCGGGATGGACTTCCGCTCGCCCGAGGGTGACCCGGGTTGGTTCGGGCCCGACAGTGCGGTCTGGTACGTCCACTCGCACACGCCCGCGGTGATCCTCGGGCTGGTCGCGGCGTCGTACATCGAAGGGCTCGACCCGAGCATCAGCTGGATGGGGTACGACCACTCGCGGCTCGTCGAGCGCAAGGACGGGGTGCCCACCGGGGCGATCGACGAGGAGGGCGGGAAGGTCCGTCTCGGACACTCGGTGGCGTTCTTCATCGGGACGGCCTACGGGTCGACGAAGACCGCGGAGAACCTGGCCCGCACCGTGCGCGCGATGCACCACACGGTGAAGGGTGTGCGTCCGGACGGGTTGGCCTACGACGCCGACTCGCCGGAGTGGCTGCGCTGGAACTACGCGACCGTGGTGTGGGGGCTGGCCACCGCGCACGAGCGGTACCACCGGGCGCCGCTGGCCGACATCGACCGCTACTACCGCGAGTTCGTCCGGGTCGGCGAGGCGCTCGGCGGCACCGACCTGCCCACCACCAAACAGGAGACGCTCGACTGCCTCGAGTCCTACCTGCCCAAACTGGCGGTGACGCCGATCAAGGCGTTCGCCACCGGCCCGAACCTGCGCGGGAACGGGCGGCGGGCCTGGGAGCCCGGCAGCGAGTTCCTCGACTGGGCGGTACGCGACATGCTGCCCGGGTGGGCCCAGAAGCTCGCGATGTACCAGCGCCCGAACCCGGTGGCGCTGCGGTTACGACGGGCCGCGCTGCGTGCGGTGGTCAACGGGGCCGAGTCGCCGCTGCGCGAGTTCCACGAGGCCCGGGCGCGGGTGGCGGCCGGCGTCACCGCGTCGGTGACGTCCACCCGCCCCGAATCCCCGGATCCCACCCGCACCCGCGCCGAGGTGGAGGCCGCCCTCTGA
- a CDS encoding TIGR03619 family F420-dependent LLM class oxidoreductase, giving the protein MKWTLAAALLPARHLVDVARTAEESGYNSVAMPDSVFYPEKVSAKYPYTKDGSRFWPPETEFVDPFVAIPAMAAVTSRLEFHTNVCKLPLRDPLLTAKQVASIAVMSDNRFAFGVGLSWIPEEFTFTRTDMRTRGARVDEAIDILKLVCAGNGPEWVEYHGKHYDFDRLMIAPAPSAPVKILVGGHSEPALKRTARVADGWISVNTTPDKIIEACARLHALRAEYGRADEPFEIIAGPVGNVSRDDYRRLEEAGVTECQAAPWWQYGVDFRDKAALVESARRFAGEVIETY; this is encoded by the coding sequence ATGAAGTGGACCCTCGCAGCGGCGCTGCTGCCCGCCCGGCACCTGGTCGATGTCGCTCGCACCGCGGAGGAGAGCGGCTACAACTCGGTCGCCATGCCCGACTCGGTGTTCTACCCCGAGAAGGTCTCGGCGAAGTACCCCTACACCAAGGACGGCAGCCGGTTCTGGCCACCGGAGACCGAGTTCGTCGACCCGTTCGTCGCGATCCCGGCGATGGCCGCGGTCACCTCGCGGCTCGAGTTCCACACGAACGTCTGCAAGCTCCCGCTGCGCGATCCGCTGCTCACCGCCAAGCAGGTCGCGTCGATCGCGGTGATGTCCGACAACCGGTTCGCGTTCGGCGTGGGGCTCTCCTGGATCCCGGAGGAGTTCACGTTCACCCGCACCGACATGCGCACGCGGGGCGCCCGGGTGGACGAGGCCATCGACATCCTCAAACTCGTGTGCGCGGGCAACGGCCCGGAGTGGGTGGAGTACCACGGCAAGCACTACGATTTCGACCGGCTGATGATCGCGCCGGCGCCGTCGGCGCCGGTGAAGATCCTCGTCGGCGGCCACAGCGAACCCGCCCTGAAACGCACCGCGCGCGTCGCCGACGGCTGGATCTCGGTCAACACGACGCCCGACAAGATCATCGAGGCGTGTGCGCGGCTGCACGCGCTACGAGCCGAGTACGGCCGCGCCGACGAGCCGTTCGAGATCATCGCCGGACCGGTGGGCAACGTCAGCCGGGACGACTACCGCCGCCTGGAGGAGGCCGGCGTCACCGAGTGCCAGGCCGCCCCGTGGTGGCAGTACGGCGTCGACTTCCGCGACAAGGCCGCGCTGGTCGAATCGGCCCGCCGGTTCGCCGGCGAGGTCATCGAGACGTACTAG
- a CDS encoding TetR/AcrR family transcriptional regulator — protein sequence MARTKDPAVRISLLERAGQMLRTREPITLRSLVAGTGVSTMAVYTHFGGMDGLWRALRQEGFTRLDARLARVAPSDDPVRDLAALAAGYVGNALEHPDLYRVMFDAAFDLEDSGAADSTLERLVLAARRAADRFDPETDPLDLAVRIWAVGHGVVSLVATGPLPVEALGHCVPLLTAVLTAAGDDPARCRASVAAGWDPG from the coding sequence ATGGCGAGAACGAAAGACCCGGCGGTGCGGATTTCACTGCTCGAACGTGCCGGGCAGATGCTGCGGACGCGGGAGCCGATCACGCTGCGCTCGCTGGTGGCCGGCACCGGGGTCTCGACGATGGCCGTCTACACGCACTTCGGCGGGATGGACGGGCTCTGGCGGGCGCTGCGCCAGGAGGGGTTCACCCGCCTGGACGCCCGGCTCGCGCGGGTCGCGCCGTCGGACGATCCCGTGCGTGATCTGGCCGCGCTGGCCGCGGGGTACGTGGGCAACGCGCTGGAGCACCCGGACCTGTACCGGGTCATGTTCGACGCCGCGTTCGACCTGGAGGACTCGGGGGCCGCGGACTCGACGCTGGAGCGGCTGGTGCTGGCGGCCCGGCGGGCGGCGGACCGGTTCGATCCGGAGACCGACCCGCTGGACCTCGCGGTGCGGATCTGGGCGGTGGGGCACGGGGTGGTCTCGCTGGTGGCCACCGGGCCGTTGCCGGTCGAGGCGCTGGGGCACTGCGTGCCGCTGCTGACCGCGGTGCTGACCGCGGCCGGCGACGACCCGGCCCGCTGCCGTGCGTCGGTGGCCGCGGGCTGGGATCCCGGCT
- a CDS encoding TetR/AcrR family transcriptional regulator: protein MTRWAGVSAEDRRAERREMLVRAGYRLFGAEADLTVRAVCREAQLHTRYFYENFADVGGLLGAVYDGQASALGDALQRAVASAGSGAEARTRAGVRGVLEFLRDDPRRGRLLFSSEVLASRRRVTETELLEGLIAMSGTPSTPVLVAATMFTGAMAELARQWADGRLGDDLDTVVDTAVTLATAMRTATTPAPAPIT, encoded by the coding sequence ATGACCCGATGGGCCGGCGTCTCCGCAGAGGACCGGCGAGCCGAGCGCCGCGAGATGCTCGTCCGCGCCGGCTACCGGCTGTTCGGCGCGGAAGCCGACCTGACCGTGCGCGCGGTCTGCCGGGAGGCCCAGCTGCACACCCGCTACTTCTACGAGAACTTCGCCGACGTCGGCGGGCTGCTCGGGGCGGTCTACGACGGCCAGGCCAGCGCGCTGGGCGACGCGTTGCAGCGCGCGGTCGCGTCCGCCGGCTCCGGCGCGGAGGCACGCACCCGGGCCGGTGTCCGCGGCGTCCTGGAGTTCCTGCGCGACGACCCGCGCCGCGGCCGCCTGCTGTTCAGCAGCGAGGTGCTGGCGAGCCGCCGCCGCGTCACCGAGACCGAGCTGCTCGAGGGCCTGATCGCGATGAGCGGCACCCCGAGCACCCCGGTGCTGGTGGCCGCGACGATGTTCACCGGAGCGATGGCCGAGCTGGCCCGCCAGTGGGCCGACGGCCGCCTCGGCGACGACCTCGACACGGTGGTCGACACCGCCGTGACCCTGGCCACCGCGATGCGGACCGCCACCACCCCCGCACCCGCCCCCATCACCTGA
- a CDS encoding AEC family transporter, with translation MSGALSGFAAIGVLIAIGYLLGRRGTLGPDARAVLARLSLTVATPCLLFTTVTSADPSLLTAPTSVVPLLTCLLAMVLAVVAGAVRRWRGEVRVMTTIAVGFPNLGNLGIPVASYVLGDAALVAPLILFQLAVQSPIAMTTLELRGAGETRGAVRRALANPVLIATVLALAVVFTGLRVPWVVAEPVRILAQMAVPAVLLSFGLSLVGSPLPGRGGDRAALGFVVVSSALVRPVAAWVLAGPVLGAPAATVYAAVVLSALPVAQNVAVWAGHYGAAPRLARESVLLTTIVAPVVIVLATALLR, from the coding sequence GTGAGCGGTGCCCTCTCCGGCTTCGCCGCGATCGGCGTCCTGATCGCGATCGGCTACCTCCTCGGCCGCCGCGGCACGCTCGGCCCGGACGCGCGGGCGGTGCTGGCCCGGCTCTCGCTCACCGTGGCCACGCCCTGCCTCCTGTTCACCACGGTCACCTCGGCCGACCCGTCGTTGCTGACCGCGCCGACCTCGGTCGTCCCGCTGCTGACCTGCCTGCTGGCGATGGTGCTCGCTGTCGTCGCCGGTGCCGTCCGCCGCTGGCGCGGTGAGGTGCGGGTGATGACGACGATCGCCGTGGGCTTCCCCAACCTGGGGAACCTCGGCATCCCGGTCGCGTCCTACGTGCTGGGGGACGCGGCCCTGGTCGCCCCGTTGATCCTGTTCCAGCTGGCCGTGCAGTCACCGATCGCGATGACGACCCTGGAGCTGCGCGGGGCCGGGGAGACCCGCGGGGCGGTGCGGCGCGCGCTGGCCAACCCGGTGCTGATCGCCACCGTGCTCGCGCTGGCCGTGGTGTTCACCGGCCTGCGCGTGCCCTGGGTGGTCGCGGAGCCGGTGCGCATCCTGGCCCAGATGGCGGTGCCGGCGGTGCTGCTCTCGTTCGGTCTCTCGCTGGTGGGCAGCCCGCTGCCGGGGCGCGGTGGCGACCGGGCCGCGCTGGGCTTCGTGGTCGTCTCCTCCGCGCTGGTGCGGCCGGTCGCCGCCTGGGTGCTCGCGGGCCCGGTGCTCGGCGCGCCCGCGGCCACCGTCTACGCCGCGGTCGTGCTCAGCGCGCTGCCGGTCGCGCAGAACGTCGCGGTCTGGGCCGGGCACTACGGCGCCGCGCCCCGGCTGGCGCGTGAATCGGTGCTGCTCACGACCATTGTCGCGCCGGTGGTGATCGTGCTCGCGACGGCGCTGCTGCGCTGA
- a CDS encoding ABC transporter ATP-binding protein, translated as MPSEQRQQPAVRVEKLTRVYGSDRQSVTALAGVDAAFGRSTFTAIMGPSGSGKSTLLQTAAGLDRPSSGRVWLGDTELSGLSETKLTMLRRDRIGFVFQAFNLLGALTVEENILLPSRLSGVRPDRAWFAEVVRRVGLDDRLRHRPSELSGGQQQRVAIARALVTRPDVIFCDEPTGALDTQTAADVLALLRALVDEQAQTVVMVTHDPVAASYADRVLVLADGHVVQDLPQPGATKIAEILASLGKRRAA; from the coding sequence ATGCCTTCTGAACAGCGACAACAGCCCGCGGTGCGGGTGGAGAAGCTCACCCGGGTCTACGGGTCCGATCGGCAGTCGGTGACCGCGCTGGCCGGCGTCGACGCGGCGTTCGGACGCAGCACGTTCACCGCGATCATGGGTCCGTCCGGGTCGGGCAAGAGCACGCTGCTGCAGACCGCGGCCGGTCTCGACCGGCCGTCGTCGGGGCGGGTGTGGCTGGGCGACACCGAACTGTCCGGCCTGTCGGAGACGAAGCTGACGATGCTGCGCCGCGACCGCATCGGCTTCGTCTTCCAGGCGTTCAACCTGCTCGGCGCGCTCACCGTCGAGGAGAACATCCTGCTGCCGTCGCGGCTGTCCGGCGTACGGCCGGACCGGGCGTGGTTCGCCGAGGTCGTCCGCCGGGTCGGGTTGGACGACCGGCTGCGGCACCGGCCGTCCGAACTCTCCGGTGGCCAGCAGCAGCGCGTCGCGATCGCCCGGGCGCTCGTGACGCGTCCGGACGTGATCTTCTGCGACGAGCCGACCGGCGCGCTCGACACGCAGACCGCGGCCGACGTGCTCGCGCTGCTGCGTGCGCTGGTCGACGAGCAGGCGCAGACCGTCGTCATGGTCACGCACGACCCGGTGGCCGCCTCCTACGCCGACCGGGTGCTGGTGCTCGCCGACGGGCACGTCGTGCAGGACCTGCCCCAGCCGGGTGCGACGAAGATCGCCGAGATCCTCGCGTCGCTGGGGAAGCGGAGGGCGGCATGA
- a CDS encoding phosphotransferase family protein: MSPALSGAVTIAREMVRCGVSRAVTGRLPDRAERVTAPWLASVLGREVRSVSLLSQDSGTAARARIALDAEPGRVFVKLTPRDVRQQLLMNVVGLGHREVLFYRAVAADVPIRVPRCYAAFDDPALGRIALVLEDLTGKATFRDVRDDVSVAEAGAVVDAFADLHAALWESPRLTGPLAALGPLRRSPVVGVFGRALVRRALARPAAPVADLVPAALARRSRVVTENLEAIDDFWAAQPRTLTHGDPHLGNLFFEGASPGFLDWQVATICPGIRDVAYFLVTSLTPANAREHERRLVDRYGERLAAAGITSDPDTLWTSYRAIAAEAYIAALATAGAGERMQPRAVARSGVARASAAVQALDTFDAIADLVGLRRG, encoded by the coding sequence GTGTCCCCGGCCCTGTCCGGCGCGGTGACGATCGCCCGCGAAATGGTGCGGTGCGGCGTCAGCCGGGCGGTCACGGGGCGATTACCGGACCGGGCCGAGCGGGTGACGGCTCCCTGGCTCGCCTCGGTGCTCGGGCGGGAGGTGCGCAGCGTCTCGCTGCTCAGCCAGGACTCCGGCACCGCGGCCAGGGCCCGGATCGCGCTGGACGCCGAACCCGGCCGGGTCTTCGTCAAGCTGACACCGCGCGACGTGCGGCAACAGCTGCTGATGAACGTCGTCGGGCTCGGGCACCGGGAAGTGCTGTTCTACCGGGCGGTGGCCGCGGACGTCCCGATCCGGGTGCCGCGCTGTTACGCCGCGTTCGACGACCCGGCGCTCGGGCGGATCGCGCTGGTCCTGGAGGACCTGACCGGCAAGGCGACGTTCCGCGACGTCCGGGACGACGTCAGCGTGGCCGAGGCCGGCGCGGTCGTGGACGCGTTCGCCGACCTGCACGCGGCCCTCTGGGAGTCACCCCGGCTGACCGGCCCGCTTGCCGCGCTCGGCCCGCTGCGCCGCTCGCCGGTGGTCGGCGTGTTCGGGCGGGCGCTGGTCCGGCGGGCACTGGCCCGGCCGGCGGCCCCGGTCGCGGACCTGGTTCCGGCCGCGCTCGCCCGGCGCAGCCGCGTCGTCACGGAGAACCTCGAGGCCATCGACGACTTCTGGGCCGCCCAGCCCCGGACGCTGACGCACGGCGACCCGCACCTGGGCAACCTGTTCTTCGAAGGGGCTTCGCCGGGCTTCCTCGACTGGCAGGTCGCGACGATCTGCCCGGGCATCCGGGACGTGGCGTACTTCCTCGTGACGTCGCTGACGCCCGCGAACGCGCGGGAGCACGAGCGCCGGCTGGTCGACCGGTACGGGGAGCGTCTCGCCGCGGCCGGGATCACGTCCGATCCCGACACACTGTGGACCTCGTACCGCGCGATCGCCGCCGAGGCCTACATCGCCGCGCTGGCCACCGCAGGCGCCGGTGAACGCATGCAGCCCCGGGCCGTCGCCCGCTCCGGTGTGGCCCGCGCGTCCGCCGCCGTCCAGGCGCTCGACACCTTCGACGCGATCGCCGATCTGGTCGGCCTGCGCCGCGGCTGA
- a CDS encoding RidA family protein, producing the protein MTITLLNPEGLPQSGVYHQVAVATGSTHVFVSGQVARDADGGRVGENDLAAQTEQAYLNLSTALGAAGATLGDVAKVTIYVVDWAPEKMPLFLEGVGRAFARLGAAPVPAVTMIGVAALAEPDLLIEIEATAVL; encoded by the coding sequence ATGACGATCACCTTGCTGAACCCCGAAGGCCTGCCCCAGTCCGGCGTCTACCACCAGGTCGCGGTCGCCACCGGCTCCACGCACGTGTTCGTCTCGGGCCAGGTCGCCCGGGACGCCGACGGCGGGAGAGTCGGCGAGAACGACCTCGCCGCCCAGACCGAGCAGGCCTACCTGAACCTGTCGACGGCGCTGGGGGCCGCCGGCGCCACCCTAGGTGACGTCGCGAAAGTGACGATCTACGTCGTCGACTGGGCGCCCGAGAAGATGCCGCTGTTCCTGGAGGGCGTCGGCCGCGCGTTCGCGAGGCTCGGCGCCGCCCCGGTGCCCGCCGTGACCATGATCGGCGTCGCCGCGCTCGCCGAGCCCGACCTGCTGATCGAGATCGAGGCCACCGCCGTTCTCTAG